The following proteins are co-located in the Pseudomonas fluorescens genome:
- a CDS encoding SMI1/KNR4 family protein codes for MEEIIEQLREANEPVPVPLELPDEDQLVEIEEQLFIDIPFVFREFLLTVSDVVYGSLEPVTVTDPQSHTYLPDVAANAWDAGVDRSMIPICQDGDDYYCVEEDGTVVLWSGEEELVTEETWESVWHWARDVWLES; via the coding sequence GTGGAAGAAATCATCGAACAATTGCGTGAAGCCAACGAACCGGTCCCGGTTCCTCTGGAGCTGCCTGACGAAGACCAACTGGTGGAAATCGAAGAACAACTGTTCATCGACATCCCCTTTGTCTTCCGCGAATTCCTGCTGACCGTCAGCGACGTGGTGTATGGCAGCCTCGAGCCGGTGACCGTCACCGACCCGCAGTCCCATACCTACCTGCCGGACGTGGCCGCCAACGCCTGGGATGCCGGTGTTGACCGCAGCATGATCCCGATCTGCCAGGACGGCGACGACTACTACTGCGTCGAAGAAGACGGCACCGTGGTGCTGTGGTCCGGCGAAGAAGAACTCGTCACCGAAGAGACCTGGGAATCGGTATGGCACTGGGCGCGGGACGTCTGGCTGGAAAGCTGA
- the pdxY gene encoding pyridoxal kinase PdxY: MKRTPHLLAIQSHVVFGHAGNSAAVFPMQRVGVNVWPLNTVQFSNHTQYGQWAGEVLAPQQIPALVEGIAAIGELGNCDAVLSGYLGSADQGRAILTGVARIKAINPKALYLCDPVMGHPEKGCIVPQEVSDFLLEEAAAMADFLCPNQLELDSFAGRKPQSLFDCLGMAKALLARGPKAVLVKHLDYPGKLPDGFEMLLVTADGSWHLRRPLLAFPRQPVGVGDLTSGLFLARVLLGDSLVAAFEFTAAAVHEVLLETQACASYELELVRAQDRIAHPRVRFEATPISL; the protein is encoded by the coding sequence ATGAAACGCACACCTCATCTGCTTGCGATCCAGTCTCATGTGGTCTTTGGCCACGCCGGAAACAGCGCCGCCGTGTTCCCCATGCAGCGGGTCGGGGTGAATGTCTGGCCGCTGAACACCGTGCAATTCTCCAATCACACTCAGTATGGCCAGTGGGCGGGCGAAGTGTTGGCGCCGCAGCAAATTCCGGCATTGGTGGAAGGCATTGCCGCCATTGGCGAGCTCGGCAACTGCGATGCGGTGCTGTCCGGCTACCTCGGCAGTGCAGACCAGGGCCGGGCGATTCTGACCGGTGTGGCGCGGATTAAAGCCATCAACCCCAAGGCCCTGTACCTGTGCGACCCGGTGATGGGGCATCCGGAAAAGGGCTGTATCGTGCCTCAGGAAGTCAGTGATTTCCTGCTGGAAGAGGCGGCTGCTATGGCGGATTTCCTGTGCCCCAACCAGCTGGAACTGGACAGCTTTGCCGGGCGCAAGCCGCAATCGCTGTTCGACTGCCTGGGCATGGCCAAGGCATTGCTCGCACGCGGGCCGAAGGCTGTGCTGGTCAAACACCTGGATTACCCGGGTAAGTTGCCGGATGGTTTTGAGATGCTGCTGGTGACTGCCGATGGTAGCTGGCACTTGCGGCGGCCGTTGCTGGCGTTCCCGCGCCAGCCGGTGGGCGTGGGCGACCTGACATCAGGGTTGTTCCTGGCGCGGGTGCTGTTGGGCGACAGCTTGGTGGCGGCCTTTGAGTTCACGGCCGCCGCGGTGCATGAAGTGCTGCTGGAAACCCAGGCCTGCGCCAGTTACGAGTTGGAACTGGTCCGCGCCCAGGACCGTATTGCCCATCCCCGGGTACGCTTCGAGGCCACACCGATCAGTCTGTAG
- a CDS encoding CobW family GTP-binding protein, with protein sequence MLQNIPTHVIAGPLGAGKTSLIKHLLAQRPANERWAVLINEFGQIGLDAALLTQDDDGIALGEVAGGCLCCVNGAPFQVGLGRLLRKAKPDRLFIEPSGLGHPAQLLKQLRGAPWQHVLAVQPCVLVLDAQALAAGKPLPPAQREALASAGLLVLNKDETLDTAQRQAVERLLPDCPLHWTRQAHLPLARLPGLHTQAGAAVDNVEVPSGVAQMPAIWSDPTLPICLSQAQEGGWSIGWRWHPSQQFDTGRLDHWLTSLAWRRAKLVIHSGHGWVSANAVDNSPLAWQPSEWRRDSRIELIFSEPQDVVALQSALSACRQ encoded by the coding sequence ATGCTGCAGAACATTCCCACCCACGTGATTGCCGGGCCGCTGGGCGCCGGCAAGACCAGCCTGATCAAGCACCTGCTGGCGCAACGCCCGGCCAACGAGCGCTGGGCGGTACTGATCAATGAATTCGGGCAGATTGGTCTGGATGCGGCGTTACTCACTCAGGACGATGATGGCATTGCCTTGGGTGAAGTCGCCGGTGGCTGTTTGTGCTGTGTGAACGGCGCACCGTTCCAGGTAGGCCTGGGCCGCTTGTTGCGTAAGGCTAAACCGGACCGGTTGTTTATCGAGCCCTCGGGTTTGGGCCATCCCGCGCAGTTGCTCAAGCAATTACGTGGGGCGCCCTGGCAACACGTGCTGGCAGTCCAGCCCTGTGTGTTGGTGCTGGATGCCCAGGCATTGGCGGCGGGCAAACCTTTGCCGCCAGCGCAGCGCGAGGCCTTGGCCAGCGCCGGGTTGCTGGTGTTGAACAAGGACGAAACGCTGGATACCGCGCAGCGCCAAGCCGTCGAACGCCTATTACCCGACTGCCCGCTGCACTGGACCCGCCAGGCACACTTGCCGCTGGCGCGGTTGCCGGGCCTCCACACTCAAGCCGGCGCCGCTGTGGATAACGTTGAGGTGCCCAGCGGCGTGGCGCAGATGCCAGCCATCTGGAGCGATCCGACACTGCCCATCTGCCTGAGCCAGGCTCAAGAGGGAGGCTGGAGCATCGGGTGGCGCTGGCACCCGAGCCAGCAATTCGACACCGGGCGCCTGGACCATTGGCTCACAAGCCTTGCGTGGCGCCGCGCCAAACTGGTTATCCACAGCGGCCATGGATGGGTCAGCGCCAACGCTGTGGATAACAGCCCACTGGCTTGGCAACCCAGCGAATGGCGGCGCGACTCGCGCATTGAATTGATTTTCAGCGAGCCACAGGACGTAGTCGCATTGCAGAGCGCGCTGTCCGCCTGTCGTCAGTGA
- the uvrD gene encoding DNA helicase II, whose translation MRDDLSLLLNSLNDAQRQAVAAPVGRQLVLAGAGSGKTRVLVHRIAWLIQVENASPHSILSVTFTNKAAAEMRHRIEQLMGISPAGMWVGTFHGLAHRLLRAHWQEAGLSQTFQILDSDDQQRLVKRVIRELGLDEQRWPARQAQWFINGQKDEGLRPQHIQASGDLFLATMRSIYEAYEAACVRAGVIDFSELLLRALDLWRDNPGLLAHYQKRFRHILVDEFQDTNAVQYAWLRLLAKGGDSLMVVGDDDQSIYGWRGAKIENIYQYSDDFPDAITIRLEQNYRSTAGILKAANALIANNTGRMGKELWTDGGEGEAINLYAAFNEHDEARYVVETIESALKTGLARSDIAILYRSNAQSRVLEEALLRERIPYRIYGGQRFFERAEIKNAMAYLRLLEGRGNDAALERVINIPARGIGEKTVEAIRDHARHADVSMWEAMRLLIANKGLTGRAAGALGVFVELIENLAAKCAEMPLHLMTQTVIEQSGLIAYHEAEKGEKGQARVENLEELVSAARAFENTEDDEELTPLAAFLGHASLEAGDTQADEHEDSIQLMTLHSAKGLEFPYVFLVGMEEGLFPHKMSLEEPGRLEEERRLAYVGITRAMQNLVMTYAETRRLYGSETYNKVSRFVREVPKGLIQEVRLSNSVSRPFGGGQQQNSSSMFAGSEIPETPFSLGQQVKHAIFGEGVILNFEGAGAQARVQVNFAEGSKWLMMGYAKLEAI comes from the coding sequence ATGCGCGATGATCTCTCTCTTTTGCTGAACTCCCTCAACGATGCCCAACGCCAGGCCGTAGCAGCCCCCGTTGGCCGTCAGTTGGTCCTGGCCGGTGCTGGCTCCGGTAAAACCCGCGTGCTGGTGCACCGTATCGCCTGGTTGATCCAGGTCGAAAACGCGTCCCCGCATTCGATCCTGTCGGTGACTTTCACCAACAAGGCCGCTGCCGAGATGCGTCACCGCATCGAGCAGTTGATGGGCATCAGCCCCGCCGGCATGTGGGTGGGCACGTTCCACGGCCTGGCACATCGCCTGTTGCGAGCGCACTGGCAAGAAGCGGGCTTGAGCCAGACGTTCCAGATCCTCGACAGCGACGACCAGCAACGCTTGGTCAAGCGCGTGATCCGCGAACTGGGCCTCGACGAACAACGCTGGCCTGCGCGCCAGGCGCAATGGTTTATCAACGGCCAGAAAGACGAAGGCTTGCGCCCGCAACATATCCAGGCCAGCGGCGATTTGTTCCTGGCGACCATGCGCAGCATCTATGAAGCGTACGAGGCAGCCTGTGTGCGCGCCGGCGTGATCGACTTCTCCGAGCTGCTGCTGCGCGCCCTCGACCTGTGGCGCGACAACCCCGGCTTGCTGGCGCATTACCAGAAGCGTTTCCGGCACATTCTGGTGGACGAGTTCCAGGACACCAACGCCGTGCAGTACGCCTGGTTGCGCTTGCTGGCCAAGGGCGGTGACAGCCTGATGGTGGTGGGCGACGACGACCAGTCGATCTACGGCTGGCGCGGCGCGAAAATCGAGAACATCTACCAGTACTCCGACGACTTCCCGGACGCGATCACCATCCGCCTGGAGCAGAACTATCGCTCCACGGCCGGCATCCTCAAGGCGGCCAACGCGCTGATCGCCAATAACACCGGGCGCATGGGCAAAGAGCTGTGGACCGACGGCGGCGAAGGCGAAGCGATCAACCTGTACGCCGCGTTCAACGAGCACGATGAAGCGCGCTATGTGGTGGAAACCATCGAGAGCGCGCTGAAAACCGGTTTGGCGCGCAGCGATATCGCCATTCTGTATCGCTCCAACGCCCAATCGCGGGTATTGGAAGAAGCCCTGCTGCGCGAACGCATTCCGTACCGCATCTATGGCGGCCAGCGCTTCTTCGAGCGGGCGGAAATCAAGAACGCCATGGCCTACCTGCGCTTGCTGGAAGGTCGTGGCAACGATGCGGCGCTGGAGCGGGTGATCAATATCCCGGCGCGTGGCATCGGCGAAAAAACCGTCGAGGCTATTCGCGACCATGCGCGCCACGCCGATGTGTCGATGTGGGAAGCCATGCGCTTGCTGATCGCCAATAAGGGCCTGACCGGCCGCGCCGCCGGTGCCCTGGGTGTGTTTGTCGAACTGATCGAGAACCTGGCGGCCAAGTGCGCAGAAATGCCGCTGCACTTGATGACCCAGACCGTGATCGAGCAGTCCGGGCTGATTGCCTATCACGAAGCGGAAAAAGGCGAGAAAGGCCAGGCCCGGGTAGAAAACCTTGAGGAACTGGTCAGCGCCGCGCGCGCGTTCGAAAATACCGAAGACGATGAAGAGCTGACCCCGCTCGCCGCCTTCCTTGGTCATGCCTCGCTTGAAGCCGGCGATACCCAGGCCGATGAGCATGAAGACAGCATCCAGCTGATGACCTTGCACAGCGCCAAGGGCCTGGAGTTTCCGTATGTGTTCCTGGTGGGCATGGAAGAAGGCCTGTTCCCGCACAAGATGAGCCTGGAAGAGCCCGGCCGCCTTGAGGAAGAACGCCGCCTGGCCTACGTGGGCATCACGCGTGCCATGCAGAACCTGGTGATGACCTATGCCGAGACCCGACGCCTGTACGGCAGCGAGACCTACAACAAGGTGTCGCGCTTCGTACGTGAAGTGCCGAAGGGGCTGATCCAGGAAGTGCGCCTGTCCAACAGTGTCAGCCGCCCGTTCGGCGGCGGTCAGCAGCAGAACTCCAGCAGCATGTTTGCCGGTTCCGAGATCCCGGAAACCCCTTTCAGCCTTGGCCAGCAGGTCAAACATGCGATCTTCGGCGAAGGCGTGATTCTCAACTTCGAAGGCGCCGGCGCCCAGGCACGGGTGCAGGTGAATTTCGCCGAAGGCAGCAAGTGGCTGATGATGGGCTACGCGAAGCTCGAAGCAATCTGA
- a CDS encoding acyl-CoA thioesterase, whose product MEPGNAQLSMTVLMTPDMANFSGNVHGGTLLKYLDEVAYACASRYAGRYVVTLSVDQVIFREPIHVGELVTFLASVNYTGNTSMEVGIKVVTENIRERSVRHTNSCFFTMVAVDDQRKPAAVPPLQPQNSEDKRRFVQAQQRRQIRQELEKRYQEIKADAP is encoded by the coding sequence ATGGAACCCGGAAACGCCCAGCTGTCGATGACGGTATTGATGACCCCTGACATGGCCAACTTCTCAGGCAATGTCCACGGCGGCACCCTGCTCAAGTACCTCGACGAAGTGGCCTACGCCTGCGCGAGCCGTTACGCGGGCCGCTACGTCGTCACACTGTCGGTCGACCAGGTGATTTTTCGCGAACCGATTCATGTCGGCGAGCTGGTGACCTTCCTTGCCTCGGTCAACTACACCGGCAACACCTCGATGGAAGTGGGCATCAAGGTGGTGACCGAGAACATCCGTGAGCGTTCGGTGCGCCATACCAACAGCTGCTTTTTCACCATGGTGGCCGTCGACGACCAGCGCAAACCCGCCGCCGTACCGCCGCTGCAGCCGCAGAACAGCGAAGACAAGCGCCGGTTTGTGCAGGCCCAGCAGCGTCGGCAGATTCGCCAGGAGCTGGAAAAGCGCTATCAGGAAATCAAAGCCGACGCGCCGTAA
- the zigA gene encoding zinc metallochaperone GTPase ZigA: MPDRLPVTVLSGFLGAGKSTLLNYVLRNRENLRVAVIVNDMSEINIDGSEVQRDVTLNRSEEKLVEMSNGCICCTLREDLLEEVGKLAKEGRFDYLLIESTGISEPLPVAETFTFRDENEQSLADIARLDTMVTVVDGMNFLLDYQAAESLASRGETLGEDDERSITDLLIEQIEFADVILISKIDLISSCEREELMAILERLNAQAEIIPMVMGEVPLNKILNTGRFDFERAAQAPGWLQELRGEHVPETQEYGIASTAYRARRPFHPQRFFNFIDRPWVNGKLLRSKGFFWLASKHQDAGSWSQAGGLMRHGFAGRWWRFVPKSQWPQDEESVAAIMGNWQLSTGDCRQELVFIGQNIDFSQMRAELDACLLTDEEMALGVDSWRLLADPFGPWYEEVA, translated from the coding sequence ATGCCCGATCGTCTCCCCGTTACCGTGTTGTCCGGTTTTCTCGGCGCCGGTAAAAGCACGCTGCTCAATTACGTCCTGCGTAACCGCGAAAACCTGCGGGTGGCGGTGATCGTCAACGACATGAGCGAAATCAATATCGATGGCAGTGAGGTTCAGCGTGATGTCACCCTGAACCGCTCCGAAGAAAAACTGGTAGAAATGAGCAACGGCTGCATCTGCTGCACCTTGCGTGAGGACTTGCTGGAAGAGGTCGGAAAACTCGCCAAGGAAGGTCGGTTCGATTACCTGTTGATCGAATCCACTGGCATTTCCGAGCCATTGCCGGTGGCCGAAACGTTCACCTTCCGAGATGAAAACGAGCAAAGCCTGGCCGATATCGCGCGTCTGGACACCATGGTCACCGTGGTGGATGGCATGAACTTCCTGCTCGACTACCAAGCCGCTGAAAGCCTGGCCTCACGCGGCGAAACCCTCGGCGAAGACGATGAACGCTCGATCACCGACCTGTTGATCGAGCAGATCGAGTTCGCCGACGTGATCCTGATCAGCAAGATCGACCTGATCAGCAGCTGCGAGCGCGAAGAACTGATGGCCATCCTCGAGCGCCTCAACGCGCAGGCAGAAATCATCCCGATGGTCATGGGTGAGGTGCCGCTGAACAAGATCCTGAACACCGGCCGCTTCGACTTCGAACGCGCCGCCCAGGCCCCAGGCTGGTTGCAGGAATTGCGCGGTGAACATGTACCGGAAACGCAAGAATACGGCATCGCTTCCACGGCTTATCGTGCGCGCCGGCCATTTCATCCGCAGCGCTTTTTCAACTTCATCGACCGTCCGTGGGTAAACGGCAAACTGCTGCGCTCCAAAGGCTTTTTCTGGCTGGCCAGCAAGCACCAGGATGCGGGCAGTTGGTCCCAGGCCGGAGGGTTGATGCGCCATGGTTTTGCTGGGCGCTGGTGGCGTTTTGTGCCGAAAAGCCAATGGCCTCAGGACGAAGAAAGCGTGGCAGCGATCATGGGCAACTGGCAGCTGAGCACCGGCGATTGCCGCCAGGAACTGGTGTTTATCGGGCAAAACATCGACTTCAGCCAGATGCGCGCCGAGCTGGACGCCTGTTTGCTCACGGATGAAGAAATGGCCCTGGGTGTCGACAGTTGGCGCCTGCTGGCCGACCCCTTTGGCCCTTGGTATGAAGAGGTCGCGTGA
- a CDS encoding DUF3301 domain-containing protein, protein MLTLGNIFVLMLLATGAAWVWHNHGLRERALERVKQHCAKLDIELLDGAVALKRIGFVRDAKGRRRLARIYNFEFTVTGETRHPGTITQFGAHSAQIELAPYPFEIKTPLPSAEVIELSQWRQDHATKTRH, encoded by the coding sequence ATGCTGACCCTGGGAAACATCTTTGTGTTGATGCTGCTGGCGACTGGCGCCGCTTGGGTGTGGCACAACCACGGCCTGCGCGAGCGGGCGCTGGAGCGGGTCAAGCAGCATTGCGCCAAGCTCGATATCGAACTGCTCGACGGTGCGGTGGCTTTAAAACGCATCGGTTTTGTGAGGGATGCCAAGGGTCGTCGGCGCCTGGCACGTATCTATAACTTTGAGTTCACCGTGACCGGCGAAACCCGCCATCCCGGGACTATCACCCAGTTCGGCGCCCACAGCGCGCAGATTGAACTGGCGCCCTACCCGTTCGAGATCAAGACGCCGCTGCCCAGCGCAGAAGTGATCGAGCTAAGCCAGTGGCGCCAGGACCACGCCACCAAGACGCGTCACTGA
- a CDS encoding cation:proton antiporter: MHAISFIQDLAVIMLVAGVVTVLFHRLKQPVVLGYIVAGFIIGPHTPPFGLIHDEDTIKTLAELGVIFLMFCLGLEFSLRKLFKVGATAFIAAFLEIILMIWIGYEIGRWFDWNTMDSLFLGAILAISSTTIIVKALNDLKMKNQRFAQLIFGVLIVEDILGIGIIALLSSIAVSGTVSSGEVFSTVGKLSLFMIVALVIGILLVPRLLAYVAKFESNEMLLITVLGLCFGFCLLVVKLEYSMVLGAFLIGAIMAESRQLIKIERLIEPVRDMFSAIFFVAIGLMIDPQILLQYAWPIAVITVAVVLGKMLSCGLGAFIAGNDGRTSLRVGMGLSQIGEFSFIIAALGMTLQVTSDFLYPVAVAVSAITTLLTPYLIRGADPLSLKIASVMPKRMSRVFGMYGEWLRSIQPQGEGAMLASMIRKIILQVGVNLALVVAIFFTGSFFAVRIGGYLEGWISDPSWQKALIWGAALLLSLPFLIAAYRKLKALSMLLAEMSVKPEMAGRHTQRVRRVIAELIPILSLLVIFLLLAALSASILPTNKLLVLIAVVTAAVAAVLWRWFIRVHTRMQVALLETLDNHKDTPEH; the protein is encoded by the coding sequence ATGCACGCCATCAGCTTTATTCAGGACTTGGCCGTGATCATGCTGGTAGCAGGGGTTGTGACTGTCCTGTTTCATCGTCTCAAGCAGCCCGTGGTGCTGGGGTATATCGTCGCCGGGTTCATCATCGGCCCCCACACCCCGCCATTTGGCCTGATCCATGACGAAGACACGATCAAGACCCTTGCCGAGCTGGGGGTGATCTTCCTGATGTTCTGTCTGGGCCTTGAGTTCAGCCTGCGCAAGTTGTTCAAGGTCGGTGCCACCGCGTTTATAGCGGCGTTCCTCGAAATCATTCTGATGATCTGGATCGGCTACGAAATCGGCCGCTGGTTCGACTGGAACACCATGGACTCGCTGTTCCTCGGCGCGATCCTGGCGATCTCCTCGACCACCATCATCGTCAAGGCACTCAATGACCTGAAGATGAAAAACCAGCGGTTTGCCCAGCTGATTTTTGGCGTATTGATTGTTGAGGACATCCTCGGCATCGGCATTATCGCCTTGCTGTCGAGTATTGCCGTCAGTGGTACGGTCAGCTCCGGCGAGGTGTTTTCCACGGTCGGCAAACTCTCGCTGTTCATGATCGTCGCGCTGGTCATCGGTATTTTGTTGGTGCCGCGTCTGCTGGCCTACGTGGCCAAGTTCGAAAGCAACGAGATGCTGCTGATCACCGTGTTGGGCCTGTGTTTCGGCTTCTGCCTGCTGGTGGTCAAGCTGGAATACAGCATGGTGCTGGGCGCGTTCCTGATCGGCGCGATCATGGCCGAGTCCCGCCAGTTGATTAAGATCGAGCGCCTTATCGAGCCTGTTCGCGACATGTTCAGTGCGATCTTCTTTGTCGCCATCGGTTTGATGATCGACCCGCAAATCCTGCTGCAGTACGCCTGGCCGATCGCGGTGATTACCGTTGCGGTGGTGCTGGGCAAGATGTTGTCCTGCGGCCTGGGGGCTTTTATCGCTGGCAACGACGGCCGCACCTCACTGCGGGTTGGCATGGGGCTGTCACAGATTGGCGAGTTTTCATTCATCATCGCTGCGCTGGGCATGACGCTGCAGGTCACCAGTGACTTCCTCTATCCGGTGGCGGTTGCCGTTTCGGCAATTACCACCTTGCTGACGCCTTACTTGATCCGCGGTGCCGACCCGTTGTCGTTAAAGATTGCCTCGGTGATGCCTAAGCGCATGAGCCGGGTATTTGGGATGTATGGCGAATGGCTGCGCAGCATCCAGCCTCAGGGTGAGGGTGCAATGCTGGCGTCGATGATCCGCAAAATCATCCTGCAAGTGGGGGTCAACCTGGCGCTGGTGGTGGCGATCTTCTTCACCGGCAGCTTTTTCGCGGTGCGTATCGGCGGTTATCTGGAAGGCTGGATCAGTGATCCGAGTTGGCAGAAGGCATTGATCTGGGGCGCGGCGTTGCTGTTGTCGCTGCCGTTCCTGATTGCGGCGTATCGCAAACTAAAGGCGCTGTCGATGTTGCTGGCGGAGATGAGCGTGAAGCCGGAAATGGCCGGGCGGCATACCCAGCGCGTGCGGCGGGTGATTGCCGAACTGATCCCCATCCTCTCGTTGCTGGTGATTTTCCTGCTATTGGCAGCCTTGTCGGCCAGTATTCTGCCGACCAACAAGTTGCTGGTGCTGATTGCCGTCGTCACGGCCGCGGTAGCGGCCGTGCTCTGGCGGTGGTTCATCCGCGTGCATACGCGGATGCAGGTCGCCTTGCTGGAGACGCTGGATAACCATAAGGATACGCCGGAGCACTAG
- a CDS encoding Tim44 domain-containing protein, giving the protein MKRFLSIAMALCIGLTMSLDANAKRFGGGKSMGSAPTHQTSQMAPAAGAGGAAATAGAAGAAGAAAKAGGASRWLGPLAGIAAGGLLASMFMGGGFQGMQIFDILIMAVIAFLIFRFIAARRRKQQEHMAPAGAPMQREVFEQKPAMGSIFGGSAAPAAARPVINAPAWFNEERFVEAARSHFQSLQQHWDANEMDKISEFVTPQLLDFLKRERADLGDGFQSTYIDDLRVQLDGVDDRADKTIATLTFSGVSKTSRFDQGEVFSESWNMERAQGDNQPWLVAGIRQNG; this is encoded by the coding sequence ATGAAACGTTTTCTTAGCATCGCCATGGCGTTGTGCATCGGCCTGACGATGAGCCTCGACGCCAACGCCAAGCGCTTCGGTGGCGGCAAAAGCATGGGCTCGGCACCGACTCACCAGACCAGCCAAATGGCTCCCGCCGCCGGTGCCGGCGGCGCAGCGGCTACCGCAGGCGCAGCCGGTGCGGCTGGCGCGGCAGCCAAGGCCGGCGGTGCTTCGCGCTGGTTAGGCCCTCTGGCCGGTATCGCCGCCGGTGGCCTGCTCGCGTCCATGTTCATGGGCGGCGGCTTCCAGGGCATGCAGATCTTCGACATCCTGATCATGGCGGTCATCGCCTTCCTGATCTTCCGCTTTATCGCCGCCCGTCGCCGCAAGCAGCAGGAGCACATGGCTCCAGCCGGCGCGCCGATGCAGCGTGAAGTGTTCGAGCAAAAACCAGCCATGGGTTCGATCTTCGGTGGTTCGGCTGCACCGGCGGCCGCCCGTCCGGTAATCAATGCACCGGCCTGGTTCAACGAAGAGCGTTTCGTCGAAGCGGCCCGCAGCCACTTCCAGTCCCTGCAGCAACACTGGGACGCCAACGAAATGGACAAGATCTCCGAGTTCGTGACCCCGCAACTGCTGGATTTCCTCAAGCGCGAACGCGCCGACCTGGGCGACGGCTTCCAGTCGACCTACATCGACGACCTGCGTGTCCAGCTGGACGGTGTGGATGATCGCGCCGACAAGACCATCGCGACCCTGACGTTCAGTGGCGTGTCGAAGACTTCACGTTTCGACCAGGGCGAAGTGTTCAGCGAAAGCTGGAACATGGAGCGCGCCCAAGGCGACAACCAGCCTTGGCTGGTCGCCGGTATCCGCCAGAACGGCTGA
- a CDS encoding DUF1826 domain-containing protein, translated as MLAPVIPLRPVIRQTHGETPLALSDILEDGVNLALWQRQLPHHIAEFGALLVALNEPLADALVIELNQDDAEPNLQGLASSCRDLEGYEGFIADVSWLVSAFACLLGAKRIGVRLRLLDKAMCPRFHVDHVPVRLITTYAGVGSQWLREGVMDRRKLSQPDAEPTERIEQIHCGEVALLKGTKWHGNEGHGLIHRSPALKADERRLILTLDWLA; from the coding sequence ATGTTGGCACCGGTTATTCCCCTGCGTCCCGTGATACGTCAGACCCACGGTGAAACCCCGCTGGCACTGTCCGATATCCTGGAAGACGGCGTAAATCTGGCGTTATGGCAGCGCCAGTTGCCCCATCATATTGCCGAGTTCGGCGCCTTGCTGGTGGCGCTCAATGAACCGTTGGCCGATGCCCTGGTGATCGAGCTTAACCAGGACGACGCTGAGCCGAATTTGCAGGGTTTGGCGTCCAGTTGTCGTGATCTTGAAGGCTACGAAGGGTTTATCGCCGATGTGTCGTGGCTGGTCAGCGCGTTCGCCTGCCTGCTCGGTGCCAAGCGTATAGGCGTGCGTTTGCGGCTGTTGGACAAAGCCATGTGCCCACGTTTTCACGTTGACCATGTGCCCGTTCGGTTGATTACCACCTATGCCGGAGTCGGTAGTCAGTGGTTGCGCGAAGGGGTGATGGACCGCCGAAAACTGAGCCAACCGGATGCCGAACCGACTGAGCGCATTGAGCAAATCCACTGTGGCGAGGTGGCCTTGCTCAAGGGCACCAAGTGGCACGGCAACGAAGGCCACGGCCTGATCCATCGCTCGCCCGCACTCAAAGCCGATGAGCGACGGTTGATCCTGACGCTGGATTGGCTGGCATAA
- the dksA gene encoding RNA polymerase-binding protein DksA — MTEQDLLAQPPADYMNEAQQRFFRELLLAQRTELQARIEGEFLALREQETNSDPADMGSAEEQRQWQLRLLEREKKLLDKIDDALELLARGEYGWCRDTGESIGLQRLLLRPTATLCIEAKEREELRERHRRAI, encoded by the coding sequence ATGACTGAACAAGACCTCCTGGCCCAACCGCCCGCCGACTACATGAATGAAGCCCAGCAACGGTTCTTCCGTGAACTGCTGCTTGCCCAGCGTACTGAGCTGCAGGCGCGCATCGAGGGCGAGTTCCTGGCGCTGCGTGAGCAGGAAACCAACAGCGACCCGGCCGACATGGGCAGCGCCGAAGAACAGCGCCAGTGGCAACTGCGTCTGTTAGAGCGGGAAAAGAAGCTGTTGGACAAGATCGACGACGCCCTCGAATTGCTGGCCCGCGGCGAGTACGGCTGGTGCCGTGACACCGGCGAATCGATTGGTCTGCAACGCTTGCTACTGCGCCCCACCGCAACCTTGTGTATAGAAGCCAAAGAACGTGAAGAGCTGCGCGAACGCCATCGACGGGCGATTTGA